A single Anopheles funestus chromosome 2RL, idAnoFuneDA-416_04, whole genome shotgun sequence DNA region contains:
- the LOC125763830 gene encoding phosphoribosylformylglycinamidine synthase encodes MTIVRYYSAGALSTAKTNALLESLKAVNPRVRSLQTEKCFYVQNNRYQQLPADVDAKLQWILKESDTVDQLAGKAGLMAGPNQVLIEIGPRFNFSTASSTNSVGICHNLGLDFIERIEVSTRYLVGLDGPVGKDEMGIVSSLLPTLHDPMTQCQYTERNIPVNDFYETVSRSKEDWYFVPLLEQGRRALEEINVKNGLAFDEWDLEYYTNLFVKVLKRNPTNVELFDCAQCNSEHSRHWFFKGKITVDGKPKKQSLIEMICDTQRHTNPNNTVKFSDNSSAIKGYQYTALRASCFDGPGKFVQRAVESDLIFTAETHNMPTAVSPFSGATTGTGGRLRDVQSIGRGGLPIAGTAGYCVGMLNIPGQKLPYESEQDYPGSFARPLKVLIEASDGASDYGNKFGEPVICGFAISYGTVQADGRRKEYVKPIMFSGGVGTMDSVLVDKKDPKKGMLLAKIGGPVYRIGVGGGAASSVEVQGDSTNTELDFNAVQRGDAEMENKLNRVVRACIELGDRNPILAIHDQGAGGNCNVLKELVEPGCAGAVIFSKTFQLGDPTISTLELWGAEYQENNAVLLDASDRDLLQRICDRERCPVSFVGQVTGTGYVTLLEGEFDGTAEKFADRTKCTRELSHVPFDMHLDHVLGKMPQKEFHLQHMKEKLDEFQLSANVKLAEALNLVLSAATVGSKRYLTNKVDRSVTGLIAQQQCVGPLHTPLADFGLVAVSHFAREGIATSIGAQPIKGLVDPAKAARMTVAEALSNLVFVGISELADVKCSGNWMWAAKVAGEGAKLVDACEAMCELMSQLQIAIDGGKDSLSMAARVNGETVVSPGTLVVSTYAPCPDVTVKVTPDLKAASLGTDTALLYVAVEGLRFRLGGSVLAQCYGKLGGECPDVSNAQTLKNAFNVTQELLRKGLLLSGHDCSDGGLITTILEMAFAGLTSVEINLEQLLTSADASSLETSAIRVLFAEECGWVLEVQQKHAADVLSAFRKAAVPCYTVGRGVAVADLHSRQSVTVRASAKVVLLQDCLFNLFNRWESTSFEIEKLQKAKASAIEEYTGIERRTGPQYSVSFNPDTVYADLKLSATGPKVALIREEGTNGDREMAAALFSAGFEVHDVVMNDLLQGRTTLDRYRGIVFPGGFSYADTLGSAKGWAACIQYNGTIAPQFEHFRQRKDTFSLGVCNGCQLMGLIGWVETGLAAVPSVATVPEIVLVGNRSEKFESRWVTLRVPASRSIMLRRLAGSVLGCWVAHAEGRFSYRTDASRDRLQMSQCVTLQYVDDAGNPTELYPMNPNGSELGIAGVCSPDGRHLAIMPHPERCVQMWQWPYVTMDFPYKNASPWMSMFQEAYLWCQQ; translated from the exons ATGACGATCGTACGGTACTATTCTGCTGGTGCACTGTCCACGGCGAAAACGAACGCACTGCTGGAATCACTGAAAGCG gtcAACCCACGTGTTCGATCGTTGCAGACGGAGAAATGTTTCTACGTGCAGAACAATCGCTACCAGCAACTGCCAGCCGATGTCGATGCCAAGCTGCAGTGGATTCTCAAGGAATCGGATACGGTGGATCAGCTTGCCGGCAAGGCTGGACTGATGGCCGGCCCAAACCAGGTATTAATTGAGATCGGACCCCGATTCAATTTCTCCACCGCCAGCAGCACGAACAGTGTCGGTATCTGTCACAATTTGGGACTGGATTTTATCGAACGCATCGAAGTGTCCACCCGCTATCTGGTCGGCTTAGATGGACCGGTTGGCAAGGATGAGATGGGAATTGTTTCCTCCCTACTGCCAACGCTTCACGATCCCATGACCCAATGCCAATACACGGAACGGAACATTCCAGTGAACGATTTCTACGAGACGGTATCACGATCGAAAGAGGATTGGTATTTTGTTCCACTGCTGGAGCAGGGTCGTCGGGCGTTGGAAGAGataaatgtgaaaaatg GTCTCGCCTTTGACGAATGGGATCTGGAGTACTACACCAACCTGTTCGTTAAGGTGCTCAAGCGTAACCCAACGAATGTGGAACTGTTCGATTGTGCGCAGTGTAACAGCGAACACTCGCGGCACTGGTTCTTTAAGGGTAAAATTACGGTCGATGGAAAGCCGAAAAAACAATCACTGATCGAAATGATCTGTGATACGCAGCGTCATACGAATCCGAACAATACGGTCAAATTTAGTGACAACAGTAGCGCGATCAAAGGCTATCAATATACGGCGCTACGTGCGTCCTGCTTCGACGGGCCCGGCAAGTTTGTACAGCGCGCAGTCGAGTCGGATTTGATCTTTACGGCCGAAACGCACAACATGCCGACGGCAGTATCACCGTTCAGTGGAGCAACCACTGGCACTGGTGGCCGTTTGCGCGATGTCCAGAGCATTGGTCGTGGTGGATTGCCAATTGCCGGTACGGCGGGTTACTGTGTGGGTATGCTCAACATTCCTGGACAGAAGCTACCGTACGAGAGTGAACAGGACTATCCGGGATCATTCGCACGACCGCTGAAGGTACTGATCGAAGCGAGCGATGGTGCGTCCGATTATGGTAACAAGTTCGGTGAACCGGTGATCTGTGGATTTGCCATTTCTTACGGCACGGTGCAGGCGGACGGGCGGCGAAAGGAGTACGTGAAACCGATCATGTTTAGTGGTGGTGTCGGTACGATGGATTCGGTGCTGGTGGACAAGAAGGATCCCAAGAAGG GCATGTTACTGGCTAAGATCGGTGGTCCAGTGTACCGTATCGGAGTGGGTGGCGGTGCGGCCAGCTCAGTTGAGGTGCAGGGCGACAGCACAAACACGGAACTAGACTTCAATGCCGTTCAGCGAGGCGATGCAGAGATGGAAAACAAGCTGAACCGCGTAGTTCGTGCTTGTATCGAGTTGGGCGATCGTAATCCGATCCTGGCCATTCACGACCAAGGTGCCGGTGGTAACTGTAACGTGTTGAAGGAATTAGTCGAGCCGGGTTGTGCCGGTGCCGTGATCTTCTCCAAGACGTTTCAACTCGGTGATCCAACCATCTCAACGTTGGAACTGTGGGGTGCCGAATATCAAGAGAATAATGCCGTCCTGTTGGATGCAAGCGATCGTGACCTACTGCAACGCATCTGCGATCGTGAAAGATGTCCAGTTTCGTTCGTGGGTCAAGTCACTGGCACTGGGTATGTGACACTGCTGGAGGGAGAATTCGATGGCACTGCAGAAAAGTTTGCCGACCGTACGAAGTGTACCCGGGAGCTTTCGCACGTACCGTTCGATATGCATCTCGATCACGTACTTGGCAAAATGCCACAGAAAGAATTCCATCTGCAGCACATGAAGGAAAAGTTGGATGAGTTCCAGCTTTCGGCAAATGTGAAGCTGGCCGAAGCGCTGAATCTAGTCCTTTCTGCTGCTACCGTAGGAAGCAAACGCTACCTAACGAACAAGGTCGATCGCTCGGTGACGGGATTAATTGCCCAACAGCAGTGCGTTGGACCGCTGCACACACCGTTGGCCGACTTTGGGCTGGTCGCTGTGTCACACTTTGCGCGCGAAGGCATTGCAACGTCAATCGGTGCACAACCGATCAAGGGTTTGGTCGATCCAGCCAAGGCGGCTCGAATGACGGTAGCGGAAGCACTTTCCAACCTGGTGTTCGTTGGCATCAGTGAGCTGGCGGATGTGAAGTGTTCGGGCAACTGGATGTGGGCTGCAAAGGTAGCCGGCGAGGGTGCCAAGTTGGTCGATGCGTGTGAAGCCATGTGTGAGCTAATGAGCCAACTGCAGATTGCGATCGACGGTGGAAAGGATTCACTATCGATGGCGGCACGAGTGAATGGTGAAACGGTCGTCAGCCCTGGTACGCTCGTCGTATCCACGTACGCTCCGTGTCCGGATGTGACGGTGAAGGTGACGCCCGATTTGAAGGCGGCCTCGCTAGGAACAGATACAGCGCTGCTGTATGTAGCGGTTGAAGGATTGCGTTTCCGTCTGGGTGGATCCGTATTGGCCCAGTGTTACGGCAAGCTTGGCGGTGAATGTCCGGATGTGAGCAACGCCCAGACATTGAAGAATGCATTCAATGTGACCCAGGAGCTGTTGCGCAAGGGTTTGCTGCTGTCCGGACACGATTGTAGTGATGGAGGACTAATCACGACCATACTGGAGATGGCTTTCGCCGGTTTGACGTCGGTCGAAATTAACCTGGAACAATTGCTTACTTCGGCCGATGCTTCTAGCTTGGAAACATCAGCAATTCGAGTGCTGTTTGCGGAGGAGTGTGGCTGGGTGCTGGAAGTGCAGCAAAAGCACGCTGCTGATGTGTTGAGCGCATTCCGCAAGGCTGCCGTTCCATGCTATACTGTGGGCCGTGGTGTTGCCGTGGCTGATCTGCATTCACGACAGTCCGTGACGGTTCGAGCTAGTGCAAAGGTGGTACTGTTGCAGGACTGTCTGTTTAATCTATTCAACCGATGGGAATCGACCAGCTTTGAGATTGAAAAGCTTCAGAAGGCAAAGGCAAGTGCGATCGAGGAGTATACCGGCATTGAGCGCCGTACGGGACCACAGTACAGTGTTAGTTTCAACCCGGACACGGTGTATGCCGATCTGAAGCTGAGTGCGACCGGACCAAAAGTGGCCCTGATTCGAGAAGAAGGAACCAACGGTGATCGTGAGATGGCGGCTGCCCTCTTCAGTGCCGGTTTCGAAGTGCACGATGTGGTGATGAACGATCTTCTGCAGGGTCGTACCACGCTCGATCGCTATCGTGGTATTGTTTTCCCTG GTGGATTCAGCTACGCCGATACACTCGGTTCGGCGAAGGGTTGGGCCGCTTGCATTCAGTACAATGGTACGATCGCCCCACAGTTCGAGCACTTCCGTCAGCGCAAGGATACATTCTCGCTCGGTGTTTGCAACGGTTGCCAGCTGATGGGGCTGATCGGTTGGGTCGAAACGGGACTCGCAGCGGTACCATCCGTTGCGACCGTGCCCGAGATCGTACTGGTCGGCAATCGGTCGGAAAAGTTCGAAAGCCGTTGGGTTACGTTGCGAGTACCGGCGAGTCGATCGATCATGTTGCGCCGCTTGGCGGGAAGTGTGCTCGGATGCTGGGTGGCACACGCTGAAGGACGGTTCTCTTACCGCACCGATGCCAGCCGTGATCGGCTGCAGATGAGCCAGTGCGTTACGCTGCAGTATGTGGACGATGCAGGCAACCCAACCGAACTGTACCCGATGAACCCGAACGGTAGTGAGCTGGGTATTGCGGGCGTTTGCTCACCCGATGGACGTCATCTAGCCATCATGCCCCATCCGGAGCGATGCGTACAGATGTGGCAATGGCCGTACGTAACGATGGACTTCCCGTACAAAAATGCATCTCCGTGGATGTCGATGTTCCAGGAAGC